In a genomic window of Rhododendron vialii isolate Sample 1 chromosome 12a, ASM3025357v1:
- the LOC131312061 gene encoding (-)-germacrene D synthase-like, translating to MEINSSPTLTLTHGQVPEGTPRRSANFHPSVWGNYFLAYASVAMEPDVKTKQRIEQLKEKVREMIVASADKPSQKLSLIDAIQRLGVGYHFETEIETTLQHIYETYHEMANDEDLYTVALSFRVLRQQGHPVSCDVFNKFKNNEGKFQEYVKGDVRGLISLYEATHLRVHGEDILDEALDFTTTHLNSAVPNLNNAIAAQVVHALNQPIHKGLTRLEARHYILFYEQKDSHNKALLDFAKLDFNHLQKLHQKELSEITRWWKNLDFANKLPFARDRLVEGYFWILGVYFEPQYILARRIITKVFSVTSIIDDIYDVYGTLEELVLFTDAIQRWEKNALDQLPEYMKLCYQALLDVYNMIDEEMAKEGRSYRVNYAKSEMKNLVKAYFEEAKWYHEGYVPSMEEYMRVALATSGYKMLATTSLVGMGDLVTKEGFKWLSSDPLILEAASVICRLMDDMASHKHEQERGHVASAVECYMKQHGVAEEEVYVEFKQRVTNAWKDMNAECLHPTAVPMPLLARVLNLGRVINLVYMGEDGYTNSGKRLKQCVTSVLIDSVPIN from the exons ATGGAAATAAACTCCAGCCCAACTCTTACATTGACCCATGGCCAAGTACCCGAGGGTACTCCACGTCGCTCTGCAAATTTCCATCCGAGTGTTTGGGGAAATTATTTCCTTGCCTATGCTTCTGTAGCCATG GAACCAGATGTTAAAACGAAGCAAAGAATTGAGCAGCTCAAAGAAAAAGTCAGAGAGATGATAGTGGCAAGTGCTGATAAACCTTCACAAAAGTTGAGCTTGATTGATGCAATTCAACGCCTAGGCGTAGGATACCATTTCGAAACAGAGATTGAGACAACATTACAGCACATATATGAAACCTATCATGAAATGGCCAACGATGAAGATCTTTACACTGTGGCTCTCTCATTTCGAGTGCTTAGACAGCAAGGGCATCCTGTCTCCTGTG ATGTGtttaacaaattcaagaacaatgAAGGAAAATTTCAAGAATATGTAAAAGGTGATGTGCGAGGATTGATAAGTTTATACGAAGCTACACATTTGAGGGTTCATGGAGAAGATATATTAGACGAAGCACTGGATTTTACGACCACACACCTCAACTCCGCGGTACCCAACTTAAACAATGCTATTGCAGCACAAGTAGTTCATGCTCTAAATCAACCCATCCACAAGGGCCTGACAAGACTCGAGGCACGCCATTACATCCTCTTCTATGAACAAAAGGATTCCCACAACAAAGCTCTATTGGATTTTGCGAAATTGGATTTCAACCACTTGCAAAAGTTGCATCAGAAGGAGCTAAGTGAAATTACAAG GTGGTGGAAAAATTTGGACTTTGCAAATAAACTACCTTTCGCAAGAGACAGATTGGTGGAGGGCTACTTTTGGATATTGGGAGTGTATTTTGAGCCCCAATATATTCTTGCTCGGAGGATTATAACTAAAGTGTTTTCCGTGACTTCAATTATTGATGACATTTATGATGTCTATGGTACCTTGGAAGAACTTGTGCTCTTCACTGATGCAATTCAAAG GTGGGAAAAAAATGCCTTGGATCAACTGCCAGAGTACATGAAACTGTGTTATCAAGCACTATTGGATGTTTACAACATGATTGATGAAGAAATGGCCAAGGAAGGAAGATCATATCGTGTCAATTACGCAAAATCTGAA ATGAAGAATTTAGTTAAAGCATACTTTGAGGAAGCCAAATGGTATCACGAAGGCTATGTTCCAAGCATGGAAGAGTATATGAGAGTTGCACTTGCAACCAGTGGTTACAAAATGCTTGCAACAACTTCCCTCGTTGGCATGGGGGATTTGGTGACCAAAGAAGGATTCAAATGGTTGTCAAGTGATCCTTTAATTCTTGAAGCTGCATCCGTGATTTGCAGactcatggatgatatggctagCCACAAG CATGAGCAAGAGAGAGGCCACGTAGCCTCAGCAGTTGAATGCTACATGAAACAACATGGTGTCGCAGAAGAAGAGGTTTATGTTGAATTTAAGCAAAGAGTTACAAATGCATGGAAAGACATGAACGCAGAGTGCCTCCACCCGACTGCGGTCCCGATGCCTCTCCTCGCCCGAGTTCTCAATCTTGGACGGGTGATCAATCTTGTATACATGGGTGAAGATGGGTACACCAACTCCGGAAAAAGGCTGAAGCAGTGTGTAACGTCCGTGCTTATCGATTCTGTTCCGATCAATTAG